The Vicia villosa cultivar HV-30 ecotype Madison, WI linkage group LG1, Vvil1.0, whole genome shotgun sequence genome includes a region encoding these proteins:
- the LOC131654702 gene encoding uncharacterized protein LOC131654702: MTVIITRSDTKTGKRGRSDKLVFGCDKSGKYKKTDSETQSASKRCGCPFKIRLTPSKDGSGWKIDVKCGVHNHGLPDRFEGHAFVSRLNTDDKQHIVDLTKRHVPPRHILLSLQERDPENVTRITQIYKHKSKIPKDIRGPRTEMQQLLKLVEESCYVYWSRKKDESEVVRDIFWAHPESVKLLNMFPIVLIGLHIQEKQVQATVV; the protein is encoded by the coding sequence ATGACAGTTATAATAACTCGTTCAGATACCAAAACAGGCAAGAGAGGAAGAAGTGATAAATTAGTATTTGGTTGTGATAAAAgtggaaaatacaaaaaaacagaTAGCGAAACCCAAAGCGCTAGTAAGAGATGTGGTTGTCCTTTCAAAATTAGGTTAACACCATCGAAAGATGGTTCTGGATGGAAGATTGATGTAAAATGCGGAGTACACAACCACGGCTTACCTGATAGATTTGAAGGTCATGCTTTCGTAAGTCGACTAAATACAGATGATAAGCAACATATTGTTGATTTGACAAAACGCCATGTTCCACCTAGACACATATTATTGTCATTGCAAGAGCGTGACCCGGAGAATGTCACTCGGATCacgcaaatatacaaacataagaGTAAGATACCAAAAGACATAAGGGGTCCCAGAACAGAAATGCAACAATTACTCAAGTTGGTTGAAGAATCATGTTATGTTTACTGGAGTAGGAAAAAGGATGAGTCagaagttgtgagagatattttttgggcTCATCCAGAATCAGtgaagttgttgaatatgtttcctaTTGTATTGATTGGACTGCACATACAAGAAAAACAAGTACAGGCAACCGTTGTTTGA